The following DNA comes from Simkania negevensis Z.
AGTTCTCATTGATGGCGCCCAAGCAGCGCCTCATCTCATGATAGATGTGCAAGATCTCGATGCAGACTTCTACGCCTTTTCTGGCCACAAGCTTTATGGCCCAACAGGCGTTGGTGTCCTTTACGGCAAAAAAGAACTTCTTGAAGTTATGCCTCCTTTCTTCGGAGGAGGAGACATGATCGAAGAGGTGACTTTTGAGAAAACCACTTTCCAGCCCATTCCTCTCAAGTTTGAAGCAGGGACTCCTTCTATTGCCGAAGTGATTGGACTTGGCGCTGCTATCGACTATGTCGAATCTATCGGTCGGTTAGCAATTCATGAGTGGGAGCAAAAACTGCTCACCTACGCAACTGAAAAGCTCCAATCCGTAGCAGGGATCAAACTTTTTGGAACAGCTCTCTCCAAAGGTGGCATCGTGAGTTTCACGGTTGAGGGAATGCATCCCCTCGATCTCGGAACCATTTTAGGTCTTAAAGGAATAGCCATTCGCACAGGCCATCTTTGCGCCCAACCCGTTCTTCGACGCTTAGGTGTTGAAGCTCTCGCTCGCATCTCATTTGGGATTTACAACACGTATGAAGACATAGACAGCTTCCTGCATGCATTAAAAGAAGCGACAATCCTTTTAAAGCCTGAAATGTCTTATTAACCTGAACACTGGGTTTATACCATTTATCAAAAATAACCTATGTTTTACCTCGAAAAAGGACCATTTAGTCCCTCTCTTCGTCAAAAATACTGAGAATACTCAAGTTGTTACCTAGAGAAGCCTTCCTTTCAAGTTCTTTAAGCTATTTCTTGGAATGATGAACCTCAGTGTCGTATGACTTTAGCCGAAGTTATCACCGTTGGTCTTGTTTCTCGGCGCTTTTTTCAAGGTAATATCGAGATTGCTAGGATGTTTTTACATGAGCTTGGATATATTTCTAACATATTGAGTAAGAGCAAGCTTAAGCGAAGATTACATAATGTCCCTTCATTTTTCTGGCATCTCATTGTTGCTCATCTTTCTTATCAAGTTGAGCCTTGCTCAAAAGGCTTTTTGATTGATAGTTTTCCTGTTTCTGTATGCTATAATGTTTGCTCTAACAGACGCGCTCTTTTCAGAGGCCAAAAATATATCGGTACACCCTTCCAGAAGATCTAAGCTATTAGTGACCACCTCAATCTTCGACTAGAAACTCTCCATAAGTGCATGGAATTCTTTTGCGCGAAACAAAGCTTGGTGTCGGAGCATAAGCAAGAAGGAAATCAAGAGATCTTTTTTAAGAGAAAATTTAATTGGATCTTAATCCAATCGACAAGTAAAATCTTGTTAAATTTTGCCATATTAGGAGGTTGTTATGGCTTTTATAACAAGCATGTTTATGCGTCCTACTCTATCTAGAAGTTCCAATACTTTGCTTCATAATTGGGGTAGAGGGTTCTCAACAAAGGTTGTAGGACCAGCTCCAAGGGATGTCCTGAATATTAGCGAACAAGAATTTTTTCACAGAAATCTTGATAGATTACGCCAAGACGGAAAAATAACCTTTGCAACTACTGAGCCATTGGTTACTGTACCTAGAGCTTACCTAGATCGAGCTATGGAATTATTCTTAAACATCTCTCGTCAAAATGAACATTTACATGGGGAACTAAAAGTCCTACACGCTAAAGTTGAGCAGTTAGTTAGCTCTTCTCATAAAACCCCATAAACATAGATCAAAAAAATGTTCACTTCACTGCTTTCTCAATCTCAACTAATTAGAAGAGTTCCAGCTGTTGCGCTTGGTCCTAAATTTCCAATGCGTATTGATTCAGCTGGTTCATTCTTTTCAGCTGCGGATCGAACTGCTTCTAGCCAAAATTCAAGGAGCTTTTCTACAACTCAAATAAGTCATGTAGATACAGACTTGAAAAGTCAGCTTAGCTCACAAATGGGCGTTTATCATAGCTTTCTTGGCTCAAGTAACGAGGCTAAGCTAAATAGAGTATTTCAACAAGGTTTAGCAGACTCCCTTGGAAAGTTTGGCCTTGTTTCAAAGGACTTGTCTGTGGAAGATTCCTGGGAACAATTAACGGAACAACTCAGAAATCATGGCGAAACCCTTCCACCATTTGATCTTCAGAATACGGAAGAAAACATTTTCAACCTATTTCGTTTTCCGAGGCCTTTGCTCTCTATTAGAGGGCTAAATTTTGCTTCCCAACAAGACTACATCACGACTGTTACAGAGCTTTATTGGACTTTAGCTTTTCCCAATATAGCCTTTACACGCGCTCCAAGTGCACCTTTAATAAGTAGAGAGCACCTAGCTTCTATAGCTGAAAGAGTCGGTACCCCAGCACCTTCTTGGAGTGACCGCCCTCAACTCGAGCAAGAGACCTTAGATCGAACAGTCTTTTCCAGTGAAGAAGACGCCCTCGCAGCCATTCTTCTTGCGACTCCTCATATCCATGAAAAGACTTTAATACACGAGTTAGGGTGCTGGAGTGGTGAAAATTTAGTTAGGCTGCTGTACTACACCCATCTTCAAGGGAAAACTCCTTTCGCTTTTATGGGAACAGATATCCATGAAATTGCTTTGAATATAGGTGAATCAACCCTCAACTATTTAGGAATCCACAGGCCCCAAGTTCAGCTTCACTTAGCAAACGCCTGTCATCCACTAGACTTTACTTTGCTAAATATTTCTTACACCCAAGAAGTTAAGATGGCATTGAAATTGATCCCGGTGCTCACTCCTGAAAATGCCAAGAAGTTCCTTGAATCGGCTCGACTTTCATTTAGAAACCCAGACTCTATTCTCATTGTAAGCTATCCTATTTTGAAAGGAAAATTGTACGAATTAAACGAACAACGTTCTCAAACAGATCCTCAGAAGTACCAGCGTGTTCCTTTTGAAGGAGGTGTGATTTTCAAAACACCTTTTCCTGTACCAGAAGCGCTTCCCGTTCACCTAAAGAAACTTCAAGATCAAAAAGTTGTAATCAATACATACTATTCTGAAGAAGCCTTTAACTCTTTAGCTGACGACTGTGGCTACGTAGTAAAAAATTCAGTCTGTGTCGGCGAGTGTTCTGATAATTATCGAATTGTCTCTGTGTTAGCACAAAAACGAAAGTAAAAGCTGTTTAAATTGAGACAAAAACTGTAGAAATGCCTTTCTTTTATCAGGCACAAGAATCTTCAGGAAGGCATCTCCTTAACCAATTTGACACGATAAAAAAGTCATTATCCAACTCATCTTCTTCTACATAAGTAGCTAGCGTATGTTCGAAGGGGTTTTCGTGGCAATCACTTGAGATGAAAGCCTCATCTAAGGCTGCCCCACTAAAAGTTGGGTTGATCAGGCTAAGAGAATTAGGGGTCTGAAGCCCATCCGTCCGAAAACGTACGCTAAGGGTCAAAAATTGCAGTTTAAGTAATTAATCTTTAAACGATTGCATCTAAAAGTTTTTCTCGATATATTCGTGCGCCGCCTTCAATAAAACGCTGCATGAATGGGCTTGGATTTTTATATCTTTGCGATTGGGTGTTGTTGCTCAAGGATGTAGAAAGTAGCCCAACTAGTTATTGGGTCCTCTTTATCTGTATCAAAGCTATTTGGGTGAATGGTATCTCACCCAGCTCATAGAAAGACGTCTCACCTTGCGAGTTTGGATGGCTATGAGAAAGTAGTTGAGCTCTTGCTCAAAGGGGGAGCAAAAGTCGATGAGGAGGATAAAAATGGCTGGACGGCGCTTTATAGCTAAAGTGACTTGGTTTAGTTATTCCAGAGCGGAAATTAGTAAAATTTCCAGAGAATGTTACCTATAACTAATTTAAGTCAGTTTAGCTATACAATGCGAGTCTCACTGGGCGTAAGAATTTAGTGAAACAGCTGTTGTTGGCCGGAGCAGATGTGAATGGAACTGCAATGGCAGGTGCAGTAAAAGGTGGACAGAACGAAGCTGTAGAGACTCTTAGGAACGAAAGAAAATCTCTTCGGTTAGGATGGCAGTATTTTCGAGCGAGAATCGGTTTCTAGAAATCAAGTCTGAATTTGACTGTGAGTCCTTGAAGACTGAGGTCGTACCGATTGTTTTGGTCAAGGACGTTGATATAGATTGTTTGGCTTGGCCAGATTTGCGCTTCCCACCCAGCTTGTAAGCGAGCATGGAGACGGTTGCAGTTAAAGTATGTTTCAATACGGAGTCCAATTGCAAACTCGAACACTGGCTTCACGCAATGGAGTGTATCTTGCAAATTAGCAGAGGTGCGATCAAGTCCTACATCAATGCCTCTAATGTCGATCACTTCGGAGAACGCATCTTTTCGATCGAGGTTGTAGTGAGTCCAAAGACCTGTCAGAGCAATATCTCCATAGAGGCTAAACCAACTGACAAACTGCCAAGATGTATTAAGTCCAGTACGCATCCCTAGACCCCATAGCATGTGGTCTTGACGCATTTTATAATTGAAAATCGTGATATTTTGGTTGAGTTGGAAGGGAATAGCTTCGAAAAAGACGTTGTAGTCTTGTTTTTGCCAAGTTCCTTTCACTCCAATAAAGGGGCGGAGTTTTAAGAACCGGTTGATGTAATAATTTCTTCCGAGTTCTAAATCGCCTACTTGATAGTGCAAGTCCCAATGCGCATGGGCCCGCTCCATGTTGATTTCTTGCCCACTAGGGGGAACGATGTTAAACGCGGGTTTCAAATGGCGTGAGTGGCGTGAGTCACCGACATTTGTGTAAAACCAAGTGTATTGCAAAAAGAGATCCCAACCACCATGACAAAAGGTCCAACCATATCCGACCTTAAAGCCTGGATCCCACGTCCAATCAACAGAGTTGACCTCACCTTTCGATGGGTTCTCTAGTTCAGTTAAGCTTCCAATCCCTGTTTGGCTGTAACTTAATGAATCGAGGCGAGCAGTCCAAAAAATGAAGTCCAAAGTGAGAAACATATCCATGCCATCATAGACTTTAGGACCAGCGTTTGGTGTGATAGGGTCGTAGTGGCCGCCTGATTCTTTTTTTTGTTCAAGAGCGTTGACCCGATTTTCTAAATTGCGCATCCGCATTTCTGTTTCTGCATGAGCAGAAATAGCAGCAAAAAGAAGGAGTGTGAGCAAAATCTTTTTCATAAGTTATATGAAAAATGATTTGCGATTGATTTTCAAGTTAAAAATCTAAACGAGCTTTGATTGTCAGACCAAACATTGAAAAGTCACCCTGACTTCTTGTGGGGAAAAAGAGAAATTGACCTAGATGAAACCAAAGCTGTTCATCAAAACCACCTTGAAGTGCTAGATGGTACCGGTCATTTTTCAGCCACCATTCTCCATGCAACCCTAGAAAGAGTTCCATCACAGCTTTAATGGTGTCCATATTGCTTGTAAACCTGTTCACAACGAGAGCAGGATTCTCAAACTGTTGGTATTGATCCTTGCGCGTATTGTCATAGTCGAGCCAAACTCCTGAAACAGCGACTTTGGTTGCGATGCTTAAACTGCGGAAAAAATACCAATTCCCATTGCCTCCAAATCGAATCCCCACACCCCAAAGACCTTGATCTTGCTTTGAATGTGCAATGCCGGGGAGTGTGGTGTTGCCAAGAGTAACTTGATTGGCTGTGTACTTATTTCTCACTTCTTGATCTTGCCATGTGAATTTCAAGCCGCTAAAAAGACGAAAAGTTAAGAAACGGCTTAAGTAAAAACCTCTACCTAATTCGAGATCAACTGAGTTGAAGCGCAAGTCCCAATGATTGCTTGCGGCAGTGACTTGATTGACATTTAAGGTTGTGAGCCCAGGAAAAAGAAGTCCTATAGGAATCATATTCCCGATGCTATTTTTGACGCGATCGGTGTTACTGCTGCGAAAAAAGGTGTAGTTAGCATAAAGGTCCCATCCATCCAAGGGTGGGTAATACCCTAGCCCGACTCGAAATCCTGGACGCCAAGGAAAATCTGGGCGGTGGATTTTTCCTGAACTAGCTGTTGTCCCTGGGACGACTGCTACTCCCGTATCGGCATAGCATAACCCATCTTGGATAGCTTTCCAGTATAGAAACTCTAGCGTTGTATAGACATCCACCCCATTTTTAACATAGGGTCCTGTTGGAGGAGTGATTTCCTGATCCGACTCATTACAAACCGCTAATCCACTAAATGCTAAAAAAATACAGATGAGACTGATAATTTTTGTCTTCATCGCCTTCCCCACGATGTTCCCTTCTACACTTATATATATAGAGAAGTGGTCCATTTATAAAGAGAAAAGTCTTAGTTAACCTGAGTTCTGGGTATATTTCACTGATTCTCAGTGATTTTTCTCTTTCTTCTCAGCCGTGTTCTCTTGAAAAGGAGCATTTTGCTCTTCCCTTCAATAATACTGAGAATTTAAGAGAACTCGCTTTTGAAAATAAGCAAAATATACCTAGAACTCAGGTTAGTTAAAGGCTTTGAGCTTTGAGATGAAGGAGATAAAAAAAACCCGTTGGGATTCCCAACGGGTTTTTTCCGATTGATCTTTAGGCCAAGCCTTAGAAGTCAAAGCGGAACTTAAGATTCAAACCATGAAAGCTGAGGTTGTTCCAAGCTTCACCAGCAAAGTAGTCAAAATTGGTGGCCCAGTTCTTCCAGACTTGTTCTTCCCATCCTGCTTGAACAGCAAAATGGTAGTTGTCATCATAGAACCAGATTTCCCAGCGTAAACCGATCTCAAGTTCTAAGATGGTTTTTACAGCGTAGTGCTTATCTGTTCTGACGTTGTAAGGGTTGATATAAGGGAATCCAGTGACTTCAGCTGGATCTACTAACGTATCTTTACGTGTGATGTCATCGTAGTCAGTCCACATTGCAGTCCAAGCGAAGTCTCCATAGATGCTCCACTCTTTGGACATGTACCAACCAAGATTAAATCCGCCACGTACACCAATACCCCAGTTTTCCATACGTTCGTGAATTTTATAGGGACCCTCAACGGTTACATTGAAAAGTTGTACAAGAATTCCGTTTGGAGCATTCATTCGAATGCGCATATGTTGGTCTTGCCAAGTTCCTTTAAGACCAATGAAAGGACGCATTGTTAAGAATTGACTGAGGTAAAAGTTTCTACCTAATTCAACATCGATGACATTAAAGTCTAAGTCCCAGTGTGCACTAATTCTATCAAACTCTGCGAAAAGAAAAGCGATTGTAGGGATAAAAGTTGTAGGCGAAACGGTTCGATTAGGAAAGTCTGAAGTGCTTAAACTATTGCTGTTACTCGGACGCAGCCAAGTATACTGAGCAAATATATCCCAGCCATCGTGGCCCATGTTAAGACCTAGACCCACCTTGAAACCTGGAGCCCAATCGTTGCCTACACTTCTTTCTTTTCCTCTAGATTGATTTGCAGGAGGGTTGGGTAACACGAGCGCTTCAACACCGGTTGTTGCATAATCTGTTCCTTCTTGAACAGCTTTCCACCAAATAAAATCAGCTGTGATAAACACATCTGCACCATTTGAGACGCGTGGTCCAGCGTCCGGAGTGATTTCGCGATAAGAGCCTCTTTGGTAAGTTCCTTGACCAGATATGCTCTGAGAAGAACTTTGAGAGGACATTGAATCATTTTGTGAATTCCCATATGGCTGAGCACTTGCTAATGAGAAGAAGCTCATGCACATTAAGCCCAAAGCTGGCCATAATTTTCGAAGGTTCATTTGCATTCTCTTTTTCTCCCTGTTAGAGATCTATTTTTCTTGTGAACTTTCGCATGAAAATACGATAAACTTGTTACGAACAATGAAACAGCATTCACAAATTCTTTTTCAACAAAAAAATGAAAGTAAGTGACTTCGTGATTATTTTTGTGGGTGAAGATAAAAAAAAATGAGTGCTTAAAAGCACTCATTTAATCCTCTTTTAAGAAAGCACCGTTTAGTTTTCTAAACGGTGCTTCATAAGAGAATGCTTGTTTAGAAGTCAAAGCGGAACTTAAGGTTCAAGCCGTGAAGGCTGAGGTCGTTCCATGTATCACCAACTAGGAAGTCAAAGTTAGTTCCCCAGTTAGCCCAAACTTGCTCTTCCCATCCTGCTTGGATAGCAAAATGGTAGTTATCATCGTAGAACCAGATTTCCCAGCGTAAGCCGATTTCAAGCTCTAAGATGGTTTTAATAGCGTAGTGTTCATCTTGTCTGACGTTGTAAGGATTGATAGAAGAAAGTCCAGTTTGTTGAGTTGGATCTTCTGCAGTATCTTTACGTGTGACATCATTGTAGTCAGTCCACATTGCAGTCCAAGCTAAATCTCCGTAGATACTCCACTGTTTAGCCATGTACCAAGCTAGATTAAATCCGCCGCGGATACCAATACCCCAGTTGTCCATACGTTCGTGGATTTTATAGGGACCTTCAACGATTGTGTTATTGTTATCCACAACAATCCCATCTGGAGCATTCATACGAAGATGGATGTGCTGGTTTTGCCAAGTTCCTTTAAAACCAATAAAAGGACGCATTGTTAGGAATTGACTGAGATAGAAGTTTCTTYCYWATTCAACGTCGATGACATTAAAGTCTAAATCCCAATGTGCACTGATTCGATCAAATGCGGTCAATGCAAAAGCGAGTGTTKGAATGATAGTTGTAGGGCAGAACTGGTCGGTTTACGTAGTCAGAACTGCTTAAGCTGTTACTGTTGCTAGGACGTAGCCAAGTGTACTGAGCATAAATATCCCAGCCATCGTGGCTCATATTAAGTCCTAGACCCACTTTGAAGCCAGGAGCCCAGTCTTGGCCTACACTTCTTTCTGTTCCTCTAGATTGGTTTGCAGGAGGATTTGCTGGAAGAAATCCCTCAACACCTGTTGTTGCGTAGTCTGTTCCTTCTTGAACAGCCTTCCACCAAATAAAGTCAGCAGTGATAAAAACATCAGCACCATGTGCAACACGAGGTCCTGCAACAGGTGTGATTTCGCGGTAAGTTCCTCTCTGGTAAGTTCCTTGCCCAGACATATCCTGGGAAGAACTTTGAGAGGACATTGAATTTGATTGAGAATTGCTATAGGGCTGTGCATTTGCTATTGAGAAGAAACTCATGCACGCTAACCCTAAAGCGGGCCACAGTTTTTTGAGGTTCATTTGCATTCTCTTTTTCTCCCTTTAAGAGATTTGTTTTTTTTTCGATGTTAAATTTGCATATCAAGAGAATATGCATGTTTCCCATAATCAAACAGGATTTTTAGATTCTTTTTCAACAAAAAACTTAAGCCAGGTTAAAAATTTTCGCATTTTAGAAATCGAATCGTATCATCATTGTCAATCCATGTAGGCTTAAATCAAAATAAGGAGCTGGGCTTATTGGATCGATATAGGTCATATGGTTGATCCAGATTTGCTCTTCCCATCCCGCTTGTAGTTGCAAATGATACCGGTTGTCAGCAAACCAATTTTCAAAACGGAGTCCAATTTGGAATTCGCCTACATATTTTAGATCAAAAAAGCTACTGTGGACATCAATCGTTTTTTGGTTTTGTCCTGTTGCTCCGTTATCAATTGTATCATGGCGACGCAATTTATAATGTGACCACATCGCTGCTCCAGCAACATCTCCAAAAAGACTCCATTGATATGTAAAATGCCAAGCGGTATTGAGCCCTGCGCGTATCCCCACTCCATAGTAGCGGCTGTGATGATGCACACGGTAGGGTCCGGTAGCAGGTGCGCCTCCAATTTGTATAAATGAAGAAAAGAGTC
Coding sequences within:
- a CDS encoding aminotransferase class V-fold PLP-dependent enzyme encodes the protein MPTYHGNAHPFDVWKVRKDFPMLAKTMNGKPLIYLDTAATAQKPSSVIETINRFYREEYGTVHRAIYEIAARSTEMYSEVRTKVQNFINAPREEEIIFTRGTTESINLVAHSFARAFLKEGDEILISEMEHHSNIVPWQIICDMYQTVLKIIPITDTAELNLDAFKDLLTHKTKLVSLAHIANATGTINPVKEVISLAHQAGAKVLIDGAQAAPHLMIDVQDLDADFYAFSGHKLYGPTGVGVLYGKKELLEVMPPFFGGGDMIEEVTFEKTTFQPIPLKFEAGTPSIAEVIGLGAAIDYVESIGRLAIHEWEQKLLTYATEKLQSVAGIKLFGTALSKGGIVSFTVEGMHPLDLGTILGLKGIAIRTGHLCAQPVLRRLGVEALARISFGIYNTYEDIDSFLHALKEATILLKPEMSY
- a CDS encoding ankyrin repeat domain-containing protein; the protein is MVSHPAHRKTSHLASLDGYEKVVELLLKGGAKVDEEDKNGWTALYS
- a CDS encoding Lpg1974 family pore-forming outer membrane protein; amino-acid sequence: MKKILLTLLLFAAISAHAETEMRMRNLENRVNALEQKKESGGHYDPITPNAGPKVYDGMDMFLTLDFIFWTARLDSLSYSQTGIGSLTELENPSKGEVNSVDWTWDPGFKVGYGWTFCHGGWDLFLQYTWFYTNVGDSRHSRHLKPAFNIVPPSGQEINMERAHAHWDLHYQVGDLELGRNYYINRFLKLRPFIGVKGTWQKQDYNVFFEAIPFQLNQNITIFNYKMRQDHMLWGLGMRTGLNTSWQFVSWFSLYGDIALTGLWTHYNLDRKDAFSEVIDIRGIDVGLDRTSANLQDTLHCVKPVFEFAIGLRIETYFNCNRLHARLQAGWEAQIWPSQTIYINVLDQNNRYDLSLQGLTVKFRLDF
- a CDS encoding Lpg1974 family pore-forming outer membrane protein, which gives rise to MKTKIISLICIFLAFSGLAVCNESDQEITPPTGPYVKNGVDVYTTLEFLYWKAIQDGLCYADTGVAVVPGTTASSGKIHRPDFPWRPGFRVGLGYYPPLDGWDLYANYTFFRSSNTDRVKNSIGNMIPIGLLFPGLTTLNVNQVTAASNHWDLRFNSVDLELGRGFYLSRFLTFRLFSGLKFTWQDQEVRNKYTANQVTLGNTTLPGIAHSKQDQGLWGVGIRFGGNGNWYFFRSLSIATKVAVSGVWLDYDNTRKDQYQQFENPALVVNRFTSNMDTIKAVMELFLGLHGEWWLKNDRYHLALQGGFDEQLWFHLGQFLFFPTRSQGDFSMFGLTIKARLDF
- a CDS encoding Lpg1974 family pore-forming outer membrane protein, with product MSFFSLASAQPYGNSQNDSMSSQSSSQSISGQGTYQRGSYREITPDAGPRVSNGADVFITADFIWWKAVQEGTDYATTGVEALVLPNPPANQSRGKERSVGNDWAPGFKVGLGLNMGHDGWDIFAQYTWLRPSNSNSLSTSDFPNRTVSPTTFIPTIAFLFAEFDRISAHWDLDFNVIDVELGRNFYLSQFLTMRPFIGLKGTWQDQHMRIRMNAPNGILVQLFNVTVEGPYKIHERMENWGIGVRGGFNLGWYMSKEWSIYGDFAWTAMWTDYDDITRKDTLVDPAEVTGFPYINPYNVRTDKHYAVKTILELEIGLRWEIWFYDDNYHFAVQAGWEEQVWKNWATNFDYFAGEAWNNLSFHGLNLKFRFDF
- a CDS encoding Lpg1974 family pore-forming outer membrane protein, translated to MQMNLKKLWPALGLACMSFFSIANAQPYSNSQSNSMSSQSSSQDMSGQGTYQRGTYREITPVAGPRVAHGADVFITADFIWWKAVQEGTDYATTGVEGFLPANPPANQSRGTERSVGQDWAPGFKVGLGLNMSHDGWDIYAQYTWLRPSNSNSLSSSDYVNRPVLPYNYHSNTRFCIDRI
- a CDS encoding Lpg1974 family pore-forming outer membrane protein; translation: MTAFDRISAHWDLDFNVIDVEXXRNFYLSQFLTMRPFIGFKGTWQNQHIHLRMNAPDGIVVDNNNTIVEGPYKIHERMDNWGIGIRGGFNLAWYMAKQWSIYGDLAWTAMWTDYNDVTRKDTAEDPTQQTGLSSINPYNVRQDEHYAIKTILELEIGLRWEIWFYDDNYHFAIQAGWEEQVWANWGTNFDFLVGDTWNDLSLHGLNLKFRFDF